From the Notolabrus celidotus isolate fNotCel1 chromosome 12, fNotCel1.pri, whole genome shotgun sequence genome, one window contains:
- the hpn gene encoding serine protease hepsin, producing MQMYAEKVVTEGKMGSRGISLTCVLTPCRVIGVCVVLMTLGAIGAAVWAVVSYCTMEEDTGLYDVQVNSADQHLRVFDSAQRRWRQVCSSSANELLASISCEEVGFVSVVNYSATLVPEASGDGGEFFCVKEKELSYGKRIKDSLFPCDCESREVLTLLCQDCGRRSFAADRIVNGVDARQGSWPWQVSLQYDGVHQCGGSIISDRWIVSAAHCFPERNRFVNRWRVLLGSIYNNPGNGNLAEVKTIVYHSSYLPFVDPNIDDNSRDIAVLALAQPLIFNEYIQPVCLPAYGQRLVDGQMGTVTGWGNVGYYGQQAHVLQEAHIPIISDNVCNGPDYYDNQITTSMFCAGYEKGGIDSCQGDSGGPFVADDCLSKTSRYRLLGVVSWGTGCAMAKKPGVYTRVSRFLPWISTAMRNYNNSPGLHKMART from the exons ATGCAAATGTacgcagagaaagttgtgacaGAGGGGAAGATGG ggagCAGGGGAATCTCTCTGACCTGTGTGTTAACCCCTTGTCGTGTCATTGGGGTGTGTGTGGTGCTGATGACCCTGGGAGCCATTGGAGCAGCCGTCTGGGCCGTAG TTTCATATTGCACAATGGAGGAAGACACAGGACTGTATGATG TCCAGGTTAATTCTGCAGACCAACATCTCcgagtgtttgattctgctcAGAGGAGGTGGCGTCAAGTGTGTTCCTCCTCAGCCAATGAGCTGCTCGCTAGCATCAGCTGTGAAGAAGTGGGCTTTGTCAG tgtggtGAATTACTCCGCTACATTGGTGCCAGAGGCTAGTGGAGATGGTGGCGAGTTCTTCTGCGTCAAAGAGAAAGAGCTCAGCTACGGCAAGAGAATCAAGGACTCATTGTTCCCATG tgACTGTGAGAGCAGAGAGGTCCTCACACTGCTGTGCCAAG actgCGGCAGACGGAGTTTTGCAGCAGATCGTATAGTTAATGGTGTGGATGCCAGGCAGGGCAGCTGGCCATGGCAGGTGAGCTTGCAGTATGATGGAGTTCATCAGTGCGGAGGATCGATCATCTCAGACCGCTGGAttgtctctgcagctcactGCTTCCCAGA GCGCAACCGCTTTGTGAACCGGTGGCGTGTGCTGCTGGGCTCCATCTATAATAACCCAGGCAATGGTAACTTAGCGGAAGTGAAGACCATTGTTTACCACAGCAGCTACCTGCCCTTCGTGGATCCGAACATCGATGACAACAGCAGGGACATCGCTGTTCTGGCCCTCGCACAGCCCCTCATTTTCAACG aatACATCCAGCCTGTTTGCCTGCCAGCGTACGGTCAAAGACTGGTGGACGGACAGATGGGAACAGTTACAGGCTGGGGGAATGTAGGATACTACG GTCAACAAGCTCACGTTCTTCAGGAAGCACACATCCCCATCATCAGTGACAACGTCTGTAACGGTCCTGATTATTACGACAACCAGATCACCACCAGCATGTTCTGTGCGGGTTATGAGAAAGGAGGCATCGACTCCTGTCAG GGAGACAGTGGTGGTCCGTTTGTAGCAGACGACTGTCTGTCGAAGACGAGTCGGTATCGTCTGCTCGGGGTGGTGAGCTGGGGAACCGGCTGTGCCATGGCTAAGAAACCTGGAGTCTACACCAGGGTTTCCCGATTTCTGCCCTGGATATCCACGGCAATGAGG AACTATAACAACTCACCAGGACTTCACAAAATGGCCCGAACATGA
- the LOC117822290 gene encoding B-cell receptor CD22-like isoform X1, whose amino-acid sequence MGEAAQCCWLLLTLCLKGGLAGDWSVHLPSGPICTVIGSTVVLPCSYDYPQSSNETKLSAQGGEVLSEMWCREDSRCITPRYVFHSDGIFLDPSYQNRVEYLGRLGTKNCSLRISDLRLSDSGAHVFYVITSHPTQKMPEQRGVQLLVADSYGAVSVSASPPSDIKVGGALRLTCCSPAATPQTSFTWYKSPSSSPTHSGQVWNISDITLDHSGSYYCQIQTREKVKNSTTLHIDVQYPPRDMVVLVSPAGHLQDGFSMTLSCSSDANPAVRTFSWYTGAACLPTADKSFHQSRQTLAAPTGRGLTRRSSNITSGEPGLHCCVAQNRHGSQTYSVTLKSSRDLTQSESPGGRWILIGVTIGVLLAIIALVAFLKSRRRKTSRNQSYALTATTEVPS is encoded by the exons atggGAGAAGCTGCACAGTGCTGCTGGCTGCTGCTCACACTCTGTCTGAAAG GTGGTCTTGCTGGTGATTGGTCAGTTCATCTCCCCTCCGGTCCTATCTGCACTGTAATTGGTTCCACAGTGGTTCTCCCTTGTTCCTATGACTACCCCCAAAGTTCCAATGAAACCAAGCTCTCTGCTCAG GGTGGAGAAGTTCTGTCTGAGATGTGGTGTCGTGAGGACAGCCGTTGCATCACACCAAG atATGTCTTCCACAGCGATGGCATCTTCCTAGATCCGTCCTACCAGAACAGGGTGGAGTACCTGGGACGGCTGGGAACAAAGAACTGTTCTCTAAGGATTTCTGATCTGAGGCTGTCAGACAGTGGGGCGCACGTGTTTTACGTCATCACAAGTCACCCGACGCAGAAGATGCCGGAGCAGAGAGGTGTGCAGCTGCTTGTTGCAG actctTACGGCGCAGTCTCAGTGTCAGCAAGTCCACCCAGTGACATCAAAGTGGGCGGAGCCTTACGTTTGACCTGCTGCAGCCCTGCAGCCACACCACAGACCAGTTTCACATGGTACAAGAGTCCGAGCAGCAGCCCGACACACAGCGGACAGGTGTGGAACATCAGTGACATCACTTTGGATCATTCAGGGAGCTACTACTGTCAGATACAGACcagagagaaagtgaagaaCTCAACTACGCTGCATATCGATGTCCAGT ACCCTCCCCGAGACATGGTTGTCTTAGTCTCTCCCGCTGGACATCTACAGGATGGGTTTTCCATGACTCTGTcctgcagcagtgatgctaacccagCTGTCCGCACATTCAGCTGGTACACAGGAGCAGCATGTCTCCCTACTGCAGACAAAAGTTTTCACCAATCAAGACAAACCCTGGCCGCACCCACCGGCAGAGGCCTGACACGCAGAAGCTCCAACATCACCTCCGGGGAACCTGGGCTTCACTGCTGTGTGGCACAAAACAGACACGGATCACAGACTTACAGTGTGACACTTAAAAGCTCCAGAG ATCTCACCCAATCAGAGTCTCCAGGAGGCAGATGGATACTTATCGGAGTGACCATAGGTGTTCTGCTTGCTATTATAGCCTTAGTTGCCTTTCTAAAATCCAG gagaagaaaaacatctAGAAACCAGTCGTATGCCCTCACAGCCACAACTGAAGTACCATCTTAA
- the LOC117822290 gene encoding B-cell receptor CD22-like isoform X2: MWCREDSRCITPRYVFHSDGIFLDPSYQNRVEYLGRLGTKNCSLRISDLRLSDSGAHVFYVITSHPTQKMPEQRGVQLLVADSYGAVSVSASPPSDIKVGGALRLTCCSPAATPQTSFTWYKSPSSSPTHSGQVWNISDITLDHSGSYYCQIQTREKVKNSTTLHIDVQYPPRDMVVLVSPAGHLQDGFSMTLSCSSDANPAVRTFSWYTGAACLPTADKSFHQSRQTLAAPTGRGLTRRSSNITSGEPGLHCCVAQNRHGSQTYSVTLKSSRDLTQSESPGGRWILIGVTIGVLLAIIALVAFLKSRRRKTSRNQSYALTATTEVPS, encoded by the exons ATGTGGTGTCGTGAGGACAGCCGTTGCATCACACCAAG atATGTCTTCCACAGCGATGGCATCTTCCTAGATCCGTCCTACCAGAACAGGGTGGAGTACCTGGGACGGCTGGGAACAAAGAACTGTTCTCTAAGGATTTCTGATCTGAGGCTGTCAGACAGTGGGGCGCACGTGTTTTACGTCATCACAAGTCACCCGACGCAGAAGATGCCGGAGCAGAGAGGTGTGCAGCTGCTTGTTGCAG actctTACGGCGCAGTCTCAGTGTCAGCAAGTCCACCCAGTGACATCAAAGTGGGCGGAGCCTTACGTTTGACCTGCTGCAGCCCTGCAGCCACACCACAGACCAGTTTCACATGGTACAAGAGTCCGAGCAGCAGCCCGACACACAGCGGACAGGTGTGGAACATCAGTGACATCACTTTGGATCATTCAGGGAGCTACTACTGTCAGATACAGACcagagagaaagtgaagaaCTCAACTACGCTGCATATCGATGTCCAGT ACCCTCCCCGAGACATGGTTGTCTTAGTCTCTCCCGCTGGACATCTACAGGATGGGTTTTCCATGACTCTGTcctgcagcagtgatgctaacccagCTGTCCGCACATTCAGCTGGTACACAGGAGCAGCATGTCTCCCTACTGCAGACAAAAGTTTTCACCAATCAAGACAAACCCTGGCCGCACCCACCGGCAGAGGCCTGACACGCAGAAGCTCCAACATCACCTCCGGGGAACCTGGGCTTCACTGCTGTGTGGCACAAAACAGACACGGATCACAGACTTACAGTGTGACACTTAAAAGCTCCAGAG ATCTCACCCAATCAGAGTCTCCAGGAGGCAGATGGATACTTATCGGAGTGACCATAGGTGTTCTGCTTGCTATTATAGCCTTAGTTGCCTTTCTAAAATCCAG gagaagaaaaacatctAGAAACCAGTCGTATGCCCTCACAGCCACAACTGAAGTACCATCTTAA